TCGTCTTTGCCATCAATCGCATGAATAAGCTTAAGCTGAGCGATAAACCCCAGCACGAGGTGGATTTTGATTCCAGAACCTACTTTGAAAGTGGCTTTGGTATCTATACCGGAGAGGTGTTTCCGGTGAAACTTCAATTCTTTCCACCCACAGCAGATTACATTGCTGAACGAATCTGGCATCCTGAGCAGAAACTTACACTGCTGGAAGATAAATCCATCATCCTGGAAATGCCGGCTAACTCACTAAGTGAAATGAAAAAGTTTGTGCTAAGTTATGGGGCGAAGGTGAAAGTGCTTGAGCCGGAGGAGTTGAGGGAAGAGACAAGCAAAGAGATCATGAGCCTGTACGAGATGTATAATTTAGACAAAAGAAAGGAGTCTTAATGGATGAACATGATTTGACCTCGCCCAAGCAAGAACCGAAGATACAGCTCAATGAAAGATTTGATGCTGCAAAGCGAT
This genomic interval from Candidatus Cloacimonadota bacterium contains the following:
- a CDS encoding WYL domain-containing protein is translated as VFAINRMNKLKLSDKPQHEVDFDSRTYFESGFGIYTGEVFPVKLQFFPPTADYIAERIWHPEQKLTLLEDKSIILEMPANSLSEMKKFVLSYGAKVKVLEPEELREETSKEIMSLYEMYNLDKRKES